The sequence aaaatctattatgatatttggaatCAGGgtatcaaaaaatctatagTCCCAtgttttcatgaatttatcattaaaattgaaagcgCCTggctaatatttgaaaaataaggcCGCGCGTTTGCTATAGGACCCAcggagatttttgaaaattttcatcaaaattctcgattttttgagtttgtaaaaaaaatcatttctaaAACTACGTTTAATTAcacttttaatgaaaaatagttcCGATTTAtaacttttcggaaaaattcaaattttgatttttactatttttctcattttcagacgTTTAAGCCCGAGAAGAAGCTCATGAGAAACTTTTGTGTTTCAACTTTTATCACCTGCCttatttttacttattttccTTATTAATTTGCCTTATTTCGCggaaacttatttttcaaattttggccaggcgctttcaattttaatgataaattcatgaaaacaTGGGACTGTAGGTTTTTTGACACCCTGattccaaatatcataatagattttcacgaaaaattcgaagtttttcaatacttaaaaaatttagagggTTCCTATAGCAAGCGCACGCACTGTATTACATTTCGTTAAAATTTATCCAGTTTCGAATAAACAATAATTAAGCatagtataaaaaatgtagcaaGCGCGCGCACTGTACATAAAAAAAAGCATCGGGGAGAATCGAATAACACATAAAGTATGAAAGACCCGTCAGAATCCATCTTAAGTGAAGTGATATATATTTGACAGAAGAGGATAAATaatatagaaatttgaatgaacGAGATTTGTTGGTTTATGAGGTTGTAGGAGTCGGAACAGTTTgacaaaactttgaccggaaatcatgaaaaatctaaaatgttttaaagtgTTTTGGTATGATATTCgtttgttttggatcattataagggtgtttaaacaaaatccccactgtcGCTACTCTAATTAAAAAACCCCTTTATTACTGTAAAAACACATTATTCCGGTCAGAAACGatgtcaaaaataatttcccaaTTGCGGGCCTTATGAagtgaaaacaaatttgtatAGATTATcgatctgtaaaaaaaacttatttttgtttaaggGGAAACTGGAACAGGTACTCCTGATATTCATCATCGCGATgcatccaaaaatttttccattttcatcgaCCAGTATTCCCAGAAAGAAGGGCTCTATATCACGACATACCGACTTCCGGAAGGATCGAGCGATGAAGAACCAGTGAGTAGATTACAAGATGCTTTTTCAGTAAATGTTTTGTGAAGAAAGTTTGATCAGAATGTTTTCGCAAACTATTTCATCGGGCATTTTCAATACACTTGGcgatgttttttaaaaaatcatactACTAATCTAACTTACCTCACAAAATATAaagtttaatttgaatttttctgttcactataaaaatctagaaacatTTGCATGCTTTACAGAAACTATCAGCAAAgtgttttttaattcttgAAAACCTTGTATTCAATATTTCTATTAGTCCTAAAATAGATTCAAAGCTTTGCTGGAAACAGTAAACATCAAGTCCATTTTAACGTTTTATTTCTAAAAGTATGGTAACCATCCAACATTGCAATGTTTACTCCAATAAATACACTTCTAGACATTTTCTAGAAACAAGAAGAATACCAATCATTCTGGTTTCAAAGCGACACTAATAAAACACTAGCACATCAAATCACTCCTACGGTAACAATTTATGCTTTTGAGCATCATGCCTACTGGTACGATACTTCTGCAAACCCAGCGGTAACAAAAGTTGTCATTTGaccaaatgtttattttttgttttttcagaaatgcacATTCGATCCTAAAATGAACTATTTGACATACATAAGAAACCTCGGAATGACCAATCTTGAAAGACATCATTCGGAATAtgttagtgatttttttatattccactctagaaaaaagttttcaaattttttaaaaacaaatcgtTTGGTTTAGGAGGAAACACACAACGGTGAAAAGGTTTTCGTGTATCAAGGAAATCCGAATGAAGTGCTGTTAACAAACGTGAATCAAACTGCATTTTTGATAACTGCTTACGCAGATGCTAAAACTGGTATGTTCTCTGTTTTGGTGTTAAGCATTGTTCCGTAAAagtttaaagatttttaattctaatGACACAGCTGGACGTCTGTAGTTCTAtgtctttgttttttttcaatttgtcaaAGGCGGTCATTAGCCCATTCAGTGATCTTAGACTGTTAGTTTCCTGAATGAAAGCCTTCTTTTCTGGTTTTCATATAGTTCAGACAACAATAagaatggggggggggggggaggtttcaattatttttaccaACAGCGTTTAAGAAtgactttgagaaaaaaaaacaattttttaacctTTAACTTTGGATTAGGGCCAGTGAGAATTTAGTTCGAATGTACTTGAAAcggttcaaaaataatgaatatcTGAgtaaaacactttaaaaagtttctcatatttaaaatgtttgccaaagttttaacaattttccaactctttaaaaaatttggacatttttaagaacttctgaaaaatcaatttcataaACATCGGCTGAAATTTACCCGGCAATAAAATCGTCCGACTGGGTAAAAAAACTGTGCCACCgcattgttcaaaaatgtgccGTCATATGTATATTTctttaaagggggagtagcgccagtagggaaattgttaaaaaccacccCAATGAtccaaaaataacttttttttaaataataaaactttaaaaaaattttctgataatttttttatttactctcaaaaattgacaattactcagttttgccactcataattatggaagtcaacaaaaaaatgtgtcccttacatttttaaactgtaattttgttttaattattcgtaATGAAACATTataggggtcggaacatgcaacattgctttggatttcctcaaaagccctttttttttcacaatttaggcaatttaccaaaactttgacagaAATTAGGAAATTGGACCATTacaagtgtatttagacaacaTCCTCACTGGCGCTTCTCCACCTTCAAGGCACATGTCAATGAGACTGTAAAAATATAGCTATGTTCTCATATCAAAACAATTAAGTTTTTTCATATAGTTTTACATTacttgaattaattttatttagcTTATTAAGCGATTATTTAGCGACTGTACATTGAATTGTTATGAAATTCATTGAATGAAATATTAGCCAATTTTCCAATGCTGTAGacataaattatttgtatttcagaattgttgaaacttttttcgtttttctattTCACCGACTTCCAATCattcaatataaaatttcatacTGCAAAACAATccgtgaaatttttaaataattcttttttttttgtgattgttGCATTTTTGGTATTCCTAAAGAGTTCACGTTTCTTGTTGACATTTTCATAGTTGGATCCCGGAAACAAAAACACTTTTATGCTTGTTTGACATTGTGTTGTGGTCAGTTGCACACACGTTGACACATTTTAACTTTCGTTCTTTCTTCCTTTGAAAAACTGCCGAATTTTATTCCGAAAATTCGACATTGAGCATGTCTCAAATTGAgttgaaaaccaattttgtctcttttcaaatttgttctttttttaagaaaaaaaaaatgcatatacatttttttcaggcgCTCTTCTCGCCTGGGACACCTACTTCACTTCTGAAACGGATAGCAGTGAAATGGTTTTCAAGGCGTCGTATGAATATCCACACATGATTCCAGCAAAACCAGACCCTTCTTATTTAGTTACTCCAACCGAATGTTCACCATAACATGAAAAcaactttaaatattttcatgaaatgTTCTTTCAGATATATAATAAGCCCGGAAATGtaggaataaaaataataaaaatttatattattcttattttattttttcccttttAAATTGATGGTAAATGAACGGATATGTTTTCACGAAAACTTTTAATTCCGAACTGAGTGCTCAATTTCCtcattctcaaaattgttcGTATTTAGTATTCGAAATCGTAAAGCcgcaaattcatttttgccaTTTCCATTTGGAAGAAGTGctcttcaagaaaaaacaattagatTGGGTATATTTGCTGGCCGACTTCAATGATCTTCAATCTCGATTGAAAACTTGAGAATTCTATTGCTTTCCAGAAACAAAAtgttgttcgtttttttttcattccttataaaaaatcgaaaaccacACAATTTCCTTATAAGATGTTCAGGGAAGTGTGCAGTTTCACCGAAATTCCCACTTTATAACAGCGGTGAGACCAAAGAAGCAAACTCTACCCGGTTCTAAGAATTAATTGACAAGTGTTCtacaaaattagaattttaaagaagATGAGGGCAAACCATTTTAGTGGTTTTGTGGTAACTGAGAAAAACAATGTCCACTATATATGTAGACCGCTTTTACAATTTTATGAgacagttgaaaaattattgtgagttcaaataatcaaaatttgaaatttagccaatgaaaattatatttgaacttttaaaaaacctttttaaacttctttttttgttaaaaaaaataacccAATTCTGACGAAAATCTGATCCTACAACATTGCTgcgtctcaaaaaaaaaacgatgcaAAGTTGGCAAACGTCAagtttttagttaaaattatactttttctctgtttattttgagccgccataaaaatttctgaatatggCTGGGAGGTTTCATTACaacaatttgtttatttcgGCGCATTTAAAGTCTATATAACATATGTAAAAACTCAGTGATGataattcttgtttttcttcGGATTATTTCAGTGATATTTAAAACAAtcaagctttcaaaaaaataggtaTAAAACgttgaatgcaaaaattttggtatatCTAAGCATCATGTAAGCCAACAAAAGTGGGCGTTGTGActagaaaaacaacaaaaattatctgaataCTCATCCAAACACATTTTAATGCAAATTACCTTGTGGGCGCTCTCATGTTACTGACTCGGAgccaaatttctccaaaactataaattctcgtttttcccaatttcatGCACacttgaattttgttttcctgTAGACAtcgttcaaaatatttccccGAACTTCTCATTTAAGAAATTGCAGTTCATAAATCTTCAATGGTTGTTTTTATACGTAggtgaacttttgaaatatcgaaaatcgcTGGGccattgaaaataaatgacaCGTATTGAAATATCCATGAATTTCCGTTGTCCAACCCCAAACGTCACTTGACAAAGTCCACCAAAGTGCTTGCCTGCtttaaaattcttaattttagTTGACCAATTCAACTAGCATATCTCACTATGTGTGCATAGGCATGCACGTGGACAcgtcaagtttttttttggttgctCAATCGCACTAATGGCTTTTCCAgagttttttggaagtcgtggTGCCAATAGAAGTAGAAGAAGATGTCAGCCATTTTCTACTCATCCACTTTCTATTCCTTACCTGGTCGCTTAATTTTGCGAATATTGAGCAAGTTGATAtgtttttttcggtaaaaatgctttaaaaacttaaaataattttttaaaacatatgaATAGCTTGTGGgacatgattttttatttatggtATTCTAATCAGATAATATGTATTTTGTGCGTAAAAAACAGAACAATGGATATTATTCGATGCACCATCCACCCACATGATATCATTTTCCTTCTTATTTCCACCCTATGTGCCACTTTGCACACCTACTTGAAAACTGGAGAACCCATTCTATTTCCCGAGAAATACTTGTTCTATTGGTCATTTTATTTTCCGGCTCACTACTTTCTTGCCGAGTTGTATAAGGTTAAAAACATCAAACCCCATTTGTAGAGCCGCATCGCCGTCATGTTCAACGTCAAACTTCTTCTCGCTTTTTTCTTGTGTGTTTTGGTAGTTGAAACTACCACAAAGGTGGTCAAGGTAAAACATAATTAGTGTTGAAATGAAAGctaaattcacaattttcagtttcactcAGTTTCCTTCAATCAACCATCCTGGAGAACTTCCCAACGCTCCAGACAGGTTGGTAGATGATTTACTGTTAGTTTTCAGCTGCAGTTTTTACAGagtcacaattttcagattcaaggCTACGGTCCAGTGTCGGCGTTTGCTGAAAGCGGCTCCTCTCGACCACTTTTTTTCGGTTCATGGCGCAAACGCTTCGATGAggaataaattttattcattcgTTTCTCAAGATCTTACGTTTTCCCGTTCGTTTGtcagtgaaaataaaaagttgttatgtgttttttgtttttttaaacaagacTGAACATattgaattaatttatatATAGTTGAAAAGGAAATTACATTTTTGCACACTGCAACTTCCGAACTCGCTGGTCTGCAACGGTGGCTCTTTATTCGAATAGAATAATTCAGAAGGTCATTAAAAATGTCGAGAAACGTGATCTGGTCCAAGTCACTTTTAAAGTTGGTAAAAACACTAATTGGAGGAACTAAACTAAAGAGAAAACTAGGATGTGGTATTTGAAGGAGATCATTTTCCTTTGAAAAAGAGGTCATGCATaacattttcataataatCAGGTCATACCACCCAATACGTTAAGCCAAAGAACAAATATATGTAGACAAGACTTTTCTAAATTCTGGTgctttgaagaaaaaactttcaggctgagaacattgaaaatgcaacgaagttttttgttgattgtTTGTTTTGTGTTGAACGATTACCCTTGTTAAACCATagctaaatttttcaactaggGACTAGAGTACTTGATTACCCATAGACTGATCGCGTCTGCTCCGCGCGCATTCCAAATTTGTAAaatgtctttaaaaaattctgtgCGCGCGGATAGAACGCGATCAGAGCGCAAACTTGGCGCGGAAGAAGCTAGAAAACACGTGTCATTGGAGCGTGAACCAGTAATCTAGTCGCGCTTCAGGAGGAGCAATTTGCCGAGTAGTCACGTTGGTcgattaaataataaaaaactgaacgttatatatatattaatatataaaatttttttcaggcatttttctgatctcgcttcttttcagctttgaattgaggtttgtTTGCGGGTTTTGCTTTGTTaagaatacattattagaaaacgtcaaaagtttggaaaaaaatccgtccaaatagaaaatatatttttttcggataattttttagttttttgaatatttcttgagattcaaatttcaaactcaaatgatttatatgtgtaaaaatagtttacacttggGTACATCATTTCTGtaggaaaaatctagaattttcgacaaaattttttttgcattttttttgacgaccaatcaaaaaaaaacttttttggacggatttttttccaaatttttgtcgttttctaataatttattttaaacaaagcAAAACCCGCACACAAACCGCAATATATTATCAAAACCTGCCAAAATGATTATTCgtgtattttaagaaaattttttgataagagaaaaagaaagacaCTATAGTTGGTTATTAGAGCGCTATGAGGCAAACCACTTTTCCATATGTCCGCATATCACTTTATCTTAGTCAAACTCCACACTTCTTTTGTCCCCGCGGAGCAAAACTCACTGCTTTtgttatcgaattttttttctcaacccGGGAAATTTCGCAATACTTTCTGACCGAAAGGTAAACATATTGGTTGCCCATCATCACGAGTAAGAACAAAATATACGGAACCATCGTTATCGAGAACAAAATAGACTGGTTGTCTACATAAAATACGTTTTAGTCTCGTCATTCGTTTCAATTTCATCGGTTGTGTTCATACGTATTGGCAAAATGACAAAAGCCCCGATCGATTTTGAGGAAGAGTGGTGCAAGGTGAGtagacaaacttttttttatcgatctaataaaatattatcaaaaaaaaacagacgacaaattgtgaaattaaaaatatcaattgattttcatatttcaatattaaaaaaaaaaaaagttttcataatttccagatttcaaATGGAACTTTGGAAATAAAATGGTATTATTTTCCAACAACTCaaagcttgaaaattgacatcgaaaaaatccaacaagtgaaaattcaaagtcaAGCTAAAAGTTATGTCAAAAACTGGGGATCCGGAGATTTGTGTGCATGGTGGGCATGTGATATGAAACGGTAAACTCAATCAATGCTACTGTTTTTTCacagtcaaattttcagcaactttcGCAGTCACCCAGAAGagtttttcaatgtaaaaattgACATCGGCGAAACGTTCAAAAAAGGATTCACTGTACATGAACTGGACAATTTCTTGCCTGCAATTCGAAAGTGGCTGAAAGtccaaaatattgtttttgagtgaatttttttgtgttaatgtaaaaaatgtatgagttgtgtaataaaatgttttgtcaTCCAATATTCcaaagttaaataaaaattgtttcaaatccgaccaaaatgaaattgaaactgtCCTACCcaaatttttccttttcacaaaaaggtaaatcgaaaaaagataTTTATGCATTGTCGTCttcgtcaattttcaaacttatcaATTTTCGACAGTTTCATTAACCGTCAATTTTCGTTTTATGTAAATGAAACCAATAGAATATAATTACCGATTTAATTGTATGCTTTGTATAAATGTTTAATCAGCTTACCAATTGCCtcaaaacagtttttcctTTCATTCTTTGTCCTATCTCCGTCGGTGAAAATGTTAAACTATGCGTTTCTAATTCTTTCAATAATGTCTTATTAAAacactatttcaaaaaactgggAATACGTACGAATCAACCACTTTCCAACCAACTTTATCTGCTCTCTAACCAActttatccatttttcaaccaacttttgccaacttttaCCAATTTTCGCCAACTGTCACGAACTTTGTCCAGATGTTTAGAGCACTGTAGAAGTTTTGCCACTTCTGTGAATGTCACTTAGAAATAGGCAAAAGTTGATAGAGATTTGTTTGATACTTAACCAAGCcatataaaaaatgagaatgagAATGAAACGAGAACGTGGAAATACAAATTAAtctattatcaaaaaaaaaattaaaaatcattacGTGTAAACACTGTGATGGTCAAAACTCACACAAGACAACCAATATTGCgcattttaattatttgttaaaTAACTGGCAAAAATTGCAAGCAAAAATAACTACTCTAGACAAAAaacccccgtttttttttcaatccctCACAATGCTTTATTGTTTGtaataaaaactataatatATCAAAATGTTATATGTCAGAAAATTACCTTGAAGTGTTTTTTCTCAGACTTTCGCAACAAAAATACGTACTAATACAGCGCGCTAACTGTAATGGGACATTGTTACTTTGTAACTTCTACTCAGCACACCGACACCAAATTCAGTACATGGACCACGTATTTTTTCTAGGGTATGAAGTTTTTTCtctgcaaaacaaaaaagacagTTTGTTGCTTTTGGTTTATTAAGTAATCAGATATATTTTCGAAACAACAAAAGTGAAGTTATGAAGTAAATAATCAAATGTGGTTTACCGGCTCAAGCAGTTACCAACTGACTGAGCCATGAGCCATGGAGGATGAGAAAATCCTAGATCATCTGTGATTGTGACTAAATTGTTTGTTTGGTTTTCTggtcttttttctttcctttttttggcgaaaaaattcgttaaaaaatttgcccgtgcgggagagttgaactcatccCCTCCCAACAAAGGAGCTTTTCATCAGTGCAACAAATCCAAATGTTGTTAGTGGCCCGAATCCAAGCCATATACTGACTAGTCTTTTCTGAGTGATAGATGTACTCGGAAAAGGCCTTTTCATATTTGTGGCCATACATTTCgagaaatttgttcaaaaccaGAAATGAGAACTTTGCACCATCGTTTTCCACAGTAGTGagtaaatgtttttgtttctgttcAATCCGTTTCCAGCTAAACACTTTTCCTCCACACATACCGCATTTGTTTTTTATCTACCTCGGCCAACAGAATCTTCAAAGGTTTTCTCCTCAAACAATTATTTAGCAGGTGATCCTGTACAACAGTTTTGGAGCTGACAATTTCTGATGCAGAAAAATATTGTGTGTTCAGCTGTGGggaaaaaaactacaattgtTTCAGCCTCGTAAACCTCCCTCGAGGCCAATCAATAGTGACATAAATCCTTCCGACCATCGCCTATAAAAACTGGAGATGGCGAGCTGGAGATCTACCAACTATGCTGGTCGTTTAGTTGGTACATACAATCTACGTCATAACATTTTGACTCGTACACAAAACAGTGTTCTCAATTCTTATAATATCAATTctctatattttcaattatatcaATTATCAGTTTGTCAATAACTAAATAGAAATTCATCGTTTTGGACGACAACGATTTAACACTCCGGAAGTTACAAAGTGTTGAAAAGtagaaaacaattgttttagaaatatccattttcttaaaaacaattttcattgttttgtacatttttcaatcttaccgtttaaattttccagaacaaaTTTGTTTCATGTCGACCATGAAATAAGTTATCAATTCACTTGTATAAGAATTGAATCATTTCTCTCATTAATTAATAAATCATAAAAGgtgtaaattttataatacAAACCAAACTTCTCTTTAAATGTATCATATTATTTCTACCAGCCCCATCATATGTACGTTTTATCGAGTCAACACAAATCAAGCAAGTATCACAGTTCTGACTACTAGGCAgtcgtttttttctaattggtTATTACACCGTTTCTGTCACAAGAACGTTCCAAACTTCCACGTATTGATAtggaatttcatttagaaaatGTATGTATAGTGTATGATGAGAATCGTATCATTTTTGATCAGCTATTTTTTGCAGCAGCATGTGAGAGTTGAACTATTTGTGTTATGTATGTATATGCTAAAAGTTCTCATTTgtgttttagaaaaagttgTTTGCAAAAGTTTGTTGTGGTTTGGAACtgtcaaaatcattttttaaatggagtactgtaaatggaaaaaaatgttcgaatgtATGCTAAAAATGCTTAACATTTCTCGCCAAGTCACATTTGGCTAGAAGTTAATGAAATATAATCGCTATACAATATACTTTGAAGAAGGTGTATCAGTTTGGTTGTTTTCTTGAATTGTATTTCTCTAAAACTTCTCAAATATTGCATAGTTTAATGGTTTGTTACACGTTATTTTGTTTATTGCAgtaaatttcagttgaaaagtcaaaataacaaaaaagtgttaacACATGTTCACAGTGCACCCAAGTGCTATGCATCAACTTTGATCACAtccttaaaaaatattatgccgactaatttttcgtttttcaaaacattggcACAATTGAAAAcatgtaaaatattttttcaatatttatttgagCTTGATTCAGAACACTTGTGCTTCAAACTATTAGGTATTGTTACCGTGGTGCATTAAATTTGGGGGACTTGTTCTAAACTGTAGTACTCGGTCATATTAGTAAGAATGCAAAGAAAACTGCATACAAATTTGAGGAAGGACgacaaaatttgattgaaaaatgcaagCAAACCATGGAGGTGCTAAACCTATTTTTAGATCTTCCTTACGGTTAGTTGTTTTTACTTAATTTTATGGACATTTTCTGAGTCTACAGGTTGAGATTTTAAACTTATAAACTGAAATTCGATACATCGGTACATCGG comes from Caenorhabditis elegans chromosome X and encodes:
- the C18A11.1 gene encoding Activator of Hsp90 ATPase homolog 1-like protein (Confirmed by transcript evidence); amino-acid sequence: MTKAPIDFEEEWCKISNGTLEIKWYYFPTTQSLKIDIEKIQQVKIQSQAKSYVKNWGSGDLCAWWACDMKRNFRSHPEEFFNVKIDIGETFKKGFTVHELDNFLPAIRKWLKVQNIVFE
- the C18A11.3 gene encoding DUF4309 domain-containing protein (Confirmed by transcript evidence) yields the protein MSKSGSLPRFADEFEDDDDIELVEGADFGKNLRSFGIRLAISLVLIGCVAGAVIWSFVQGETGTGTPDIHHRDASKNFSIFIDQYSQKEGLYITTYRLPEGSSDEEPKQEEYQSFWFQSDTNKTLAHQITPTVTIYAFEHHAYWYDTSANPAKCTFDPKMNYLTYIRNLGMTNLERHHSEYEETHNGEKVFVYQGNPNEVLLTNVNQTAFLITAYADAKTGALLAWDTYFTSETDSSEMVFKASYEYPHMIPAKPDPSYLVTPTECSP
- the nssp-82 gene encoding Neuropeptide-Like Protein (Confirmed by transcript evidence) yields the protein MFNVKLLLAFFLCVLVVETTTKVVKFHSVSFNQPSWRTSQRSRQIQGYGPVSAFAESGSSRPLFFGSWRKRFDEE